The genomic region TGATGGTGAAGAGATAGAAAGCCCGGCTAATCTCTTTAAAATAAACGTGACGAAAGAAATAACTTTTTTAAAGTGGTAAAGATATGAAAAGAGTTTTCCATTTTTTGGCCATTATCATCGTTTTGCCAACCTGGCTTTTAGTCTGGCTGGAAAAAAAGTTTAATCTTGGTATTCGCATGTACGTGCTATGGGCCCAGTTTTGGGCCCTTGTCCCCGGAATAGTAGGATCATTTTGTCGCCGCGCATACTACTCTTTGATTTTTCCCGACGTCTCTCTTGATTGCGAGATAGGCTTTGGCACCTTTTTTAGCCAGCCCTGGGGAGTTATTGAAAAAGGCGTTTACATTGGACCTTACTGTATTCTTGGAAATGTTATCCTGCGCGAGGGAAGCCTTATTGCCTCACGCGTAAGTATTCCCAGCGGCAAAAGACAGCACCGTCGCTCAAAAGACGGAAAAATTCTTCCGGCGGATCTATCTCACTTCGAGAAGGTAGAAATAGGCCCGCACGCCTGGATTGGAGAAGGGGCCATTGTAATGGCCTCGGTAGGCGAGAAGGCTACAGTGGCTGCGGGTGCCGTAGTCACTAGAAGGGTCCCGCCAGGGTGCGTGGTAGCTGGCAATCC from Thermodesulfatator indicus DSM 15286 harbors:
- a CDS encoding acyltransferase; the encoded protein is MKRVFHFLAIIIVLPTWLLVWLEKKFNLGIRMYVLWAQFWALVPGIVGSFCRRAYYSLIFPDVSLDCEIGFGTFFSQPWGVIEKGVYIGPYCILGNVILREGSLIASRVSIPSGKRQHRRSKDGKILPADLSHFEKVEIGPHAWIGEGAIVMASVGEKATVAAGAVVTRRVPPGCVVAGNPARILRRESY